Proteins from a single region of Akkermansiaceae bacterium:
- a CDS encoding helix-turn-helix transcriptional regulator, translated as MEYSRVISEEEITRLGKGIAAVLRDQREKKELSKNALAQKAGISVQSVAFIEDAVNSPSVSTLLRICDALGISPEKVFREARKRE; from the coding sequence TTGGAATATTCACGGGTGATCAGCGAGGAGGAAATCACCCGGCTAGGAAAAGGAATCGCGGCGGTTCTTCGGGATCAGCGGGAGAAGAAGGAGCTTTCCAAGAATGCACTGGCACAGAAAGCGGGGATCAGCGTCCAGAGCGTGGCCTTCATCGAGGATGCCGTGAACAGTCCTTCGGTTTCCACGTTGCTCCGGATCTGTGACGCGCTGGGAATCTCTCCGGAGAAGGTTTTTAGAGAAGCACGGAAGCGGGAATAA
- a CDS encoding DDE-type integrase/transposase/recombinase, translating to MWGFIGAKRKTAKANSMENAGDIWVWVALDAGTKLVPCFTVGKRDRYHANVFMGDLASRLKSRPQISSDALSAYTDAIERAFGDGVDYGTVIKTFTHTDLEATRRYSPPDVLKIKKERVQGTPDMALVSTSYVEKQNHTVRMHCRRLSRLTNAFSKKRENFDAAIALHYAYYNFCKIHGTIRCTPAMEAGVEKSRWTVADLVERIEG from the coding sequence ATGTGGGGATTCATCGGAGCCAAGCGGAAGACCGCCAAGGCGAACTCCATGGAGAACGCGGGCGACATCTGGGTTTGGGTGGCTCTGGATGCCGGAACCAAACTCGTTCCCTGCTTCACTGTCGGCAAGCGTGACCGCTACCACGCCAATGTGTTCATGGGTGATCTGGCCTCCCGCCTGAAATCCCGTCCGCAAATCTCTTCCGATGCTTTGTCCGCCTACACCGACGCTATCGAGCGGGCGTTCGGTGATGGAGTGGACTATGGGACGGTTATCAAAACCTTCACCCATACCGATCTGGAAGCGACCCGCCGCTATTCTCCCCCGGATGTTCTCAAGATCAAAAAAGAACGTGTGCAAGGCACTCCCGACATGGCTCTTGTCTCCACTTCCTATGTGGAGAAACAAAACCATACGGTTCGGATGCACTGCCGTAGACTTTCCCGCCTGACCAATGCTTTCAGCAAGAAGCGCGAGAATTTCGATGCAGCGATTGCTTTGCATTACGCCTATTACAACTTCTGCAAGATCCACGGGACGATCCGTTGCACTCCCGCAATGGAAGCCGGTGTGGAGAAATCCCGGTGGACGGTGGCCGATCTGGTGGAAAGGATTGAGGGATGA